Below is a window of Staphylococcus succinus DNA.
TAATGTCATCGTCAATCCTGATACTGATAAAGTGATTGGAACTTTTCAGCTTTTAATCGATAAGGCGAATAATAGTGCTGAAATTGGCTATATTGTACATCCTAAATATTGGAATCATGGCATTGCTACAGATATGGTAGCAACAATCGTAAAATATGGTTTTAAAGTCTTAAAACTTAATAGAATATGGGGCGCTATGGACTCAAAAAATATTGCTGCACGTATTGTATTACAAAAAGCAGGCATGGAACATGAAGCTGTATTACGCCAAGATACATTATTGAAAGATGGTAGCTATAGAGATACATTAATTTTTGGCATTTTAAAAAGTGAATATTAAATGTGTACCGTTTAATTTTAACCTTTTGTAATAGTGTACCCTATCCATGTGTGGCAAATTCATCAATGCTCACAATTTAATGACAACTTTTCAAAAGCAATGACAATATCCTCACCATGATAAATAAATTATAAGGAGCGCATTAATGGTTAATTATCTACATATTTTTATGGTTTCTTTAAAATTAGGTTTAATGTCTTTTGGTGGCCCAACAGCTCACTTAGGTTACTTTTATGATGAGTACGTCAAAAAAAGACAATGGCTTGATGAAAAAGAGTACTCTGATTTAGTAGCTTTATGTCAATTTTTACCTGGTCCAGCAAGTAGCCAAGTTGGCATTGGTATAGGAACCGTGCGTGGCGGGGTAATGGGTGGAATTATATCATTTATTGGATTTACTTTTCCTTCTATTATTATACTCATGCTATTTTCACTCATCTTTACAAATAGTGAGGCGGATTTTAGCTGGCTCCAAGGTTTAAAACTGGTAGCTGTAGCTATTGTTGCTCAAGCTATTCTCGGCATGGGTAAAAAATTAACAAACTCAAAACCTACAATTACATTAGCTATTTTTGTATTATTCATGTCTTTATTAATTGATCACATATTCATACAAGTTATTTCATTAGTCATCACAGGAATTTATGGCCTTCTATTCTTAAAGCCTAATTCTATTCAACCTGCTGGTCGTCGTGAAAAGTTATTTCATTTACCTAAACGACTTGGGGTAATTTCTATCACACTTTTCATAACACTTTTAATTATGTTACCAATAGCCAGTTCGCTGACTAACAATATTTGGATCAAAATGTTTGATAGCTTTTATCGCTCTGGTTCTTTAGTATTTGGCGGAGGACATGTCGTTTTACCACTTTTAGAAAAAGAATTTGTACCGCAAGCACTTATATCTCCAGATCATTTCATTGCTGGTTATGCTGCGGCACAAGCTGTTCCAGGTCCATTATTTACATTTGCCTCTTATATAGGGACATCTATTACAGGCATTTCAGGCGGTTTATTAGCTACCGTTGCTATATTTTTACCGGCATTTCTTTTATTATTTGGTATTTTGCCGTTTTGGGACACTATTAAATCTAATGTATATGCTGATGGATTTTTAAAAGGGATTAGTGCAGGCGTAGTCGGCATTTTAATTGCAGCATTCTATAATCCTATATGGACGTCAACAATTAATAAAGAATTGGATTTTGTATTAGCAACTGCATTGTTTGTGTTATTAATGTTTTTTAAATGCCCATCATGGGCTATTGTATTAATTGGATTGCTCTTAGGTATCGTCTTTTATTAAAACATATAAAAACAACCCACTATAATTTGATTGTAGTGGGTTGTACTTATGTGTAAAGCAATATAAATATGTCTCTATTATTCTAAATTAGCATGATTGTCTTGCATTGTAGTTTCATTTACTTTTACTATTTCTTGCATCGTTAGTACCATGCTATCTAAATAAATTTGACTACTTTGTTCAAACAAGCTTCCTAGTGGTTGTTGAGACCCTTTGACCTCATATTTCGTGCCAGCAGGCAATACAATTGTTAAATCTGCAATTGTAGCAATTGGAGATTTTGGTGTTGTTGACAATAATAAAACATATGCCTGCTTGTCTTTGGCTGTTTGAGCAAGTAATTTTAAATGCGCTGTAGAACCCGAACCTGATGCTATTACAAATACATCATTTGGTTGGATAGATGGCGTAGTCGTTTCACCAATGACATATGCTTGTTTACCTAATTGATTTAATCTCATGGCAAAGCTATTCATTACTAGACCTGAACGTCCTTTACCCGCTACAAAAATGGCTGAGTCATCCATCAGCACTTTCAAAAATTTATCTGTTTCTGATTCACTGATATTAGCTAATGTTTGTTTAATCTCATCTAATATTAAGTGAAAATGACTATGCATTTGCATCTACGATATCACGACATTGTTTAGCAGCAGCTTTTGGATCATCAGCGTTTGCGATACCGCCACCAACAATAATTAAATCTGGTTGTTCAGCTGCCACTGTTTCAATTGTATCTGGTTTGATTCCACCTGCTACAGCTACTTTTGAATTTGAAATAACTGATTTAACAGTACGTAAACTTTCTAAAGGTGATACACCTTCAGCTTGTAAATCATAACCAGTATGTACTGCAATATAGTCAGTACCCATTTTATCTAATTCAGCTGCGCGCTGTTCTAAATTTTGAACTGCGATCATATCAACTAACAATTCTTTACCACTGTTGTGCGCTTCTTCGATAGCACTTTTAATTGAAGCATCTTCAGAAACACCAAGAATTGTTACGATATCAGCTCCGAATTTTACAGCTTGGCTTACTTCATATCCGGCAGCATCCATAATTTTTAAATCTGCTAATACTTGTGTGTTATTAACTGACTTACTCATATGTTCAACGGCAGATAGCCCTTCATTTATAACAATTGGTGTTCCAATTTCTACGATATCAATAAATTCCTCTACTTCTTGAGCCAGCTTTGCTGCCTCTTTTTGGTCTAATAGATCGATTGCTAATTGTAATTTCATTAAAATTTCCCCTCTCTATCTTTTGTAACCCCATTATGGTATTATTTATAATTAATGACAATACTGACATTGTTGTCACTATATAAAATGGAGGCATCTCTTTGTTAATTGAATATAATAATAAAGAATTTTATACATCGAAAGATTTAGCTTTGTCTGTAATTGGTGGAAGATGGAAAATCGCTATTATTTACCATCTGTTGCAAAGTAATCGTTTAAGATTAAGTGAATTACAAAATAAACTTCCTGATATCAATCAGCGCATGTTAATCAGACAACTTCGAGAATTGGAACAAGATAAAATCATTGAAAGAACCGTTTATCCAGTAGTA
It encodes the following:
- a CDS encoding GNAT family N-acetyltransferase; the protein is MDFYSRDLKDTDINDINELHSLPEVTQYQTWDVQSYEDTEGFIKKVLDKDSHWIYNVIVNPDTDKVIGTFQLLIDKANNSAEIGYIVHPKYWNHGIATDMVATIVKYGFKVLKLNRIWGAMDSKNIAARIVLQKAGMEHEAVLRQDTLLKDGSYRDTLIFGILKSEY
- the chrA gene encoding chromate efflux transporter: MVNYLHIFMVSLKLGLMSFGGPTAHLGYFYDEYVKKRQWLDEKEYSDLVALCQFLPGPASSQVGIGIGTVRGGVMGGIISFIGFTFPSIIILMLFSLIFTNSEADFSWLQGLKLVAVAIVAQAILGMGKKLTNSKPTITLAIFVLFMSLLIDHIFIQVISLVITGIYGLLFLKPNSIQPAGRREKLFHLPKRLGVISITLFITLLIMLPIASSLTNNIWIKMFDSFYRSGSLVFGGGHVVLPLLEKEFVPQALISPDHFIAGYAAAQAVPGPLFTFASYIGTSITGISGGLLATVAIFLPAFLLLFGILPFWDTIKSNVYADGFLKGISAGVVGILIAAFYNPIWTSTINKELDFVLATALFVLLMFFKCPSWAIVLIGLLLGIVFY
- the hxlB gene encoding 6-phospho-3-hexuloisomerase — translated: MQMHSHFHLILDEIKQTLANISESETDKFLKVLMDDSAIFVAGKGRSGLVMNSFAMRLNQLGKQAYVIGETTTPSIQPNDVFVIASGSGSTAHLKLLAQTAKDKQAYVLLLSTTPKSPIATIADLTIVLPAGTKYEVKGSQQPLGSLFEQSSQIYLDSMVLTMQEIVKVNETTMQDNHANLE
- the hxlA gene encoding 3-hexulose-6-phosphate synthase, producing the protein MKLQLAIDLLDQKEAAKLAQEVEEFIDIVEIGTPIVINEGLSAVEHMSKSVNNTQVLADLKIMDAAGYEVSQAVKFGADIVTILGVSEDASIKSAIEEAHNSGKELLVDMIAVQNLEQRAAELDKMGTDYIAVHTGYDLQAEGVSPLESLRTVKSVISNSKVAVAGGIKPDTIETVAAEQPDLIIVGGGIANADDPKAAAKQCRDIVDANA
- a CDS encoding winged helix-turn-helix transcriptional regulator yields the protein MLIEYNNKEFYTSKDLALSVIGGRWKIAIIYHLLQSNRLRLSELQNKLPDINQRMLIRQLRELEQDKIIERTVYPVVPPKVDYILTDIGLSLDKVVYAICDWGDDYLKVIEK